In a single window of the Elaeis guineensis isolate ETL-2024a chromosome 4, EG11, whole genome shotgun sequence genome:
- the LOC114914111 gene encoding glutathione S-transferase U17-like → MILGRMAAAGEEVKLVGRWASPFVVRVGIALNLKGLGYEFSHEELGKKSELLLKSNPVYEMIPVLIHDGKLICESMIILEYIDEVWESVGPSVLPADPYDRAIARFWAAYIDDKIQLIKANFFPSSLRTLRGLNEEAKAEAEEQLANVLQLLEDAFPKCSKGKDFFGGETIGYLDIAFGCYLGWIKAIEKMTGIKALDEAKTPTLVGWAERFCSGDAVKEVMPEADKLIEFTKLIQAIMNAAPGRQNMHVSKNDR, encoded by the exons ATGATCTTGGGGAGAATGGCAGCAGCTGGAGAGGAGGTGAAGTTGGTGGGTAGATGGGCCAGCCCCTTTGTCGTCAGGGTGGGGATTGCTCTCAACCTCAAGGGGTTGGGTTATGAGTTCTCGCACGAGGAGCTCGGAAAAAAGAGCGAGCTCCTCCTCAAGTCCAACCCTGTCTACGAGATGATCCCCGTCCTCATCCACGATGGCAAGCTCATCTGTGAGTCCATGATCATCCTCGAGTACATCGACGAGGTATGGGAAAGTGTAGGGCCTTCCGTCCTCCCCGCCGACCCCTATGATCGCGCCATTGCTCGCTTTTGGGCTGCATACATTGATGATAAGATACAACTCATCAAAGCCAATTTT TTTCCTTCATCTCTTAGGACATTAAGAGGATTAAACGAAGAGGCGAAGGCAGAAGCAGAAGAACAACTCGCTAATGTGCTTCAATTACTGGAAGATGCTTTTCCAAAATGCAGCAAAGGAAAGGACTTCTTCGGCGGAGAGACTATTGGCTATTTAGACATTGCCTTCGGGTGCTACTTGGGATGGATAAAGGCAATAGAGAAGATGACAGGCATCAAGGCATTAGATGAGGCAAAGACGCCTACCTTGGTAGGATGGGCAGAACGCTTTTGCTCTGGTGACGCTGTAAAGGAAGTGATGCCCGAGGCAGACAAGCTCATAGAGTTCACCAAGTTGATTCAAGCTATCATGAATGCTGCTCCTGGCCGCCAAAATATGCATGTGTCAAAAAATGATAGATAA